A single Candoia aspera isolate rCanAsp1 chromosome 5, rCanAsp1.hap2, whole genome shotgun sequence DNA region contains:
- the POLD3 gene encoding DNA polymerase delta subunit 3, protein MAAVEGRGGEGVLWGSRGPGRPAMEDELYLENIDEFVTDQNRVVTYKWLSFTLGVHVNQAKQMLYDYVERKRKENSGAQLHVTYLLAGNLVQNGHTYHKVTVVREDKLEAMKSKLSTVISVHVYSIQKALLKDSSPLFNTDYDILRANLENCSKFSAICCAAAVTRPVSESSQAESPAQAPPRPPPASNTLDAPMVNGHAPGTSSKPPSQQMKGIMGMFAPRATTKPKNGHKEAKLEAKETPSASVTNSKPLAKGNMLNNFFGRAAMSKDGTVNADPEQQKEERPVAKSPVSSTDPKSPLSAPGYEKASKEAEPARGQQKDKKRAKRTETSDDEEEGAGRLKKKKRKRRRIRQPQTDSSSEDEDAPSSPATSEDFSPEPALKPPPPPPPAPAPVESSMGEKKRKRKRVLKSKTFVDEEGCIVTEKAYESESCSGSEEEFRTRPAAAHKSPPGAAKKEPKEEKRGTKKGGLAPGKSNKQASIVGFFQKK, encoded by the exons ATGGCGGCGGTCGAGGGGCGCGGAGGGGAAGGGGTGCTGTGGGGCTCTCGCGGCCCGGGGCGCCCCGCCATGGAGGACGAGCTTTACCTGGAGAACATCGACGAGTTCGTCACGGACCAGAACCGAGTC GTAACCTACAAATGGCTGAGCTTTACTTTAGGAGTCCATGTGAATCAAGCAAAGCA GATGTTATATGACTATGTAGAAAGGAAACGGAAGGAGAATTCAGGAGCCCAGTTGCACGTCACCTATTTACTGGCAGGGAACCTTGTTCAGAACGGGCACACT TACCATAAGGTTACAGTAGTGAGAGAAGATAAGTTAGAAG CCATGAAATCAAAGCTGTCCACGGTCATCAGTGTGCATGTCTACAGCATCCAGAAGGCCCTGCTGAAGGACAGCAGCCCCCTCTTCAACACCGACTACGATATCCTCAGGGCAAACCTCGAGAACTGCAGCAA GTTTAGTGCCATTTGCTGTGCTGCTGCAGTCACCAGGCCTGTTTCTGAAAGCTCTCAGGCTGAGAGTCCTGCCCAGGCCCCCCCCCGGCCCCCCCCGGCCTCAAACACGCTCGATGCTCCCATGGTCAATGGCCACGCTCCAGGCACGTCTTCGAAGCCGCCCTCCCAGCAGATGAAGGGCATTATGGGAATGTTTGCACCCAGAGCAACCACCAAGCCCAAGAACGGCCATAAGGAAGCTAAACTGGAGGCTAAAGAGACACCCAGT GCTTCTGTGACAAACAGCAAACCCCTAGCGAAAGGAAATATGCTGAACAACTTCTTTGGAAGAGCTGCTATGAGTAAAGATG GCACAGTCAATGCGGACCCTGAGCAGCAGAAGGAAGAGAGACCAGTTGCCAAGTCACCAGTTTCTTCCACGGACCCAAAGTCTCCGCTTAGTGCTCCTGGTTATGAGAAGGCCAGCAAGGAGGCTGAGCCAGCCAGAGGGCAGCAGAAGGACAAGAAAAG AGCAAAGAGGACAGAGACGTCAGACGATGAGGAGGAAGGAGCCGGGCgcttgaagaagaagaagaggaaaaggcgTCGAATCAGACAGCCTCAGACGGACAGCAGCAGTGAGGATGAGG atGCTCCCTCGTCACCTGCAACTTCTGAAGACTTTTCTCCTGAGCCAGCTCTGAAGCCACCGCCGCCACCACCGCCAGCACCTGCACCAGTGGAG TCTTCCATGGGAGAGAAGAAACGCAAGCGGAAGCGTgtgttgaagtccaaaacatttgtAGACGAAGAAGGCTGTATAG TGACTGAGAAGGCCTACGAGAGCGAGTCCTGCTCGGGGAGCGAGGAGGAATTCCGGACCAGGCCCGCTGCCGCTCACAAGTCTCCTCCCGGGGCTGCGAAGAAGGAGCCCAAAGAGGAGAAGAGAGGCACCAAGAAAGGAGGGCTTGCCCCTGGCAAGTCCAACAAGCAGGCCTCCATCGTGGGCTTCTTCCAGAAGAAGTGA
- the LIPT2 gene encoding octanoyl-[acyl-carrier-protein]:protein N-octanoyltransferase LIPT2, mitochondrial: MQTKAARTRTGSERAGLRSLLRLRRRFASAALGCALAPRPALASTSPARCNDASPAAALPMESRPLQTGHPGLSDAERERERETERHSCTQRPPPGPQAREHAAEPAGALGRFRDRPRRGLGRARLRGARGRPAAPPGGAMPGAAVRLVRLGRASLAESLRAQEAGVARLLRPGAAAAAAAERLVLWEPAGPVYTAGLRGPGGGAAAELERRLRALGAEVARVARGGRLTFHGPGQLVAYPVLDLRRRGLALRAYVAALERLARDACRRLGLPAARALPPPRTGVWLGERKLCAIGVRCGRHITSHGLALNCCTDLTWFDHIVPCGLEGLGVTSLSQELQRHVSVEEATEPFLDVFQEVFNCSLTEEPSLEE, from the exons ATGCAGACCAAG GCCGCAAGGACGCGGACGGGGTCGGAACGGGCGGGCCTTCGCTCGCTTCTCCGCTTGCGCCGCCGCTTCGCTTCTGCAGCTCTCGGCTGCGCGCTCGCCCCCCGTCCAGCCTTGGCGTCGACCTCCCCAGCCCGTTGCAACGATGCCAGTCCGGCGGCTGCTTTGCCCATGGAATCGAGGCCGTTGCAGACCGGCCACCCCGGGCTGAgcgatgcagagagagagagagagagggagacagagaggcaCAGCTGCACACAGCGCCCCCCGCCAGGACCGCAGGCGCGGGAGCACGCGGCCGAGCCGGCGGGAGCCTTGGGGCGCTTCCGGGACCGCCCCCGCCGCGGCTTGGGGAGGGCCCGGCTGCGCGGCGCCCGCGGGCGCCCGGCTGCACCTCCCGGCGGGGCCATGCCCGGGGCGGCGGTGCGCCTGGTGCGCCTGGGCCGCGCGTCGCTGGCCGAGTCGCTGCGGGCGCAGGAGGCCGGCGTGGCGCGGCTGCTGCGgccgggcgcggcggcggcggcggcggcggagcggCTGGTGCTGTGGGAGCCGGCGGGCCCGGTGTACACGGCGGGGCTGCGCGGGCCGGGCGGCGGCGCGGCGGCGGAGCTGGAGCGGCGGCTGCGGGCGCTGGGCGCGGAGGTGGCGCGGGTGGCGCGCGGCGGGCGGCTGACCTTCCACGGCCCGGGCCAGCTGGTGGCCTACCCGGTGCTGGACCTGCGCCGCCGCGGCCTGGCCCTGCGCGCCTACGTGGCCGCGCTGGAGCGCCTGGCCCGGGACGCCTGCCGCCGCCTCGGCCTGCCCGCCGCCCGCGCCCTCCCGCCGCCCCGCACCGGCGTCTGGCTGGGCGAGCGGAAGCTCTGCGCCATCG GTGTCCGTTGTGGAAGACATATAACCTCGCACGGACTGGCTCTCAATTGCTGCACCGACTTGACTTGGTTTGACCACATTGTGCCTTGTGGCCTGGAAGGGTTGGGAGTGACCTCTCTAAGCCAGGAACTCCAGAGACACGTCTCCGTGGAAGAGGCCACAGAGCCATTCCTGGATGTTTTCCAAGAAGTCTTTAACTGTAGTTTAACTGAGGAACCAAGTTTAGAGGAATGA